From a single Streptomyces aurantiacus genomic region:
- a CDS encoding TetR/AcrR family transcriptional regulator, with translation MTSQNTATGRPRGRSADKRQAILGGALTVFARDGYTRASIDDIATEAGVSTRTIYNHFTDKAELFQVTIKESATLAAGAQLAIIDRHLRKIIDLEADLLDFGRDFATPMAAAHSAHFALVRQINADAGHIPQAAIDVWQESGPLRVRRELAAHLRQWSDQGLLRTADPDQAAVHLMLLISAADPSRPGSGAPTQEDIDDRIAAGIHVFLNGYRR, from the coding sequence ATGACCAGTCAGAACACCGCAACCGGACGCCCTCGAGGCCGGTCAGCGGACAAGCGCCAGGCAATCCTTGGAGGCGCACTGACCGTCTTCGCCCGGGACGGCTACACCCGCGCCAGCATCGACGACATCGCCACCGAGGCCGGGGTGTCCACGCGCACCATCTACAACCACTTCACGGACAAGGCCGAGCTCTTTCAGGTCACCATCAAGGAGAGCGCCACCCTCGCAGCCGGAGCCCAGCTCGCCATCATCGACCGGCACCTGCGCAAGATCATCGACCTGGAGGCCGACCTCCTAGACTTCGGCCGGGACTTCGCCACCCCGATGGCTGCCGCGCACTCGGCGCACTTCGCACTCGTACGCCAGATCAACGCCGACGCCGGACACATCCCGCAGGCCGCCATCGACGTCTGGCAGGAATCCGGCCCCCTGCGGGTCCGCCGCGAACTCGCCGCACACCTGCGCCAATGGTCGGACCAGGGGCTGCTCCGCACTGCCGACCCCGACCAGGCAGCCGTCCACCTCATGCTGCTGATCTCAGCCGCGGACCCCTCTCGCCCAGGCTCCGGCGCACCCACACAGGAGGACATCGACGACAGGATCGCCGCCGGCATCCATGTCTTCCTCAACGGCTACCGGCGCTGA
- a CDS encoding NADPH-dependent FMN reductase, whose translation MLKIAIIIGSTRSARRTAVTAKWVAQVAARHTAVSRGEAAFETVDLADYALPVLDEPLPALFGDYRHPHTIRWARTIGSFDGFVFVTPEYNHSFPGALKNAIDFLYAEWNNKAAGFVSHGVHGGTRAVEHLRLTMTELQAANVRTQVALSAFTDFEITDPAEPGVITPGPHQEPTLNELLDEVIAWSGALKSLRTATTQAAPA comes from the coding sequence ATGCTCAAGATCGCCATCATCATCGGCAGCACCCGGTCGGCCCGCAGGACGGCCGTCACGGCCAAATGGGTCGCACAAGTCGCCGCCCGGCACACAGCCGTTTCCCGGGGAGAGGCGGCCTTCGAGACCGTGGATCTGGCGGACTACGCGCTTCCCGTCCTGGATGAGCCGCTCCCGGCCCTGTTCGGTGACTACCGCCACCCGCACACCATCCGGTGGGCACGAACCATCGGCTCGTTCGACGGGTTCGTCTTCGTCACCCCGGAGTACAACCACTCCTTCCCCGGCGCGCTGAAGAACGCGATCGACTTCCTGTACGCGGAGTGGAACAACAAAGCGGCCGGGTTCGTCAGCCACGGCGTACACGGGGGCACCCGCGCCGTGGAGCACCTGCGGCTGACCATGACCGAACTTCAGGCCGCCAACGTGCGCACCCAAGTCGCCCTCTCCGCCTTCACCGACTTCGAGATCACCGACCCGGCCGAGCCCGGCGTCATCACCCCGGGCCCCCACCAGGAACCGACGCTGAACGAGCTGCTGGACGAGGTCATTGCCTGGTCCGGGGCGCTCAAGTCTCTGCGTACGGCCACCACGCAGGCAGCACCCGCGTAG
- a CDS encoding NADP-dependent oxidoreductase has product MTETALTVHQTARPHGFPTSGHFAFVESAMPEPGPGAVLVENLYWSVDPYHREMMDGDFALNAPLEGRTIGRVVDSRDPALREGEIVFHRLGWRTHTVVTPEEARVVPRFDGVPLSAHLSILGGTGLTAYIGLTRIAELREGQDVFVSAAAGGVGTATGRLARLMGAGRLVGSAGRTAKAAYLTEHVGYDESFDYHSGPVAELLAKAAPDGIDLYVDNVGGEHLEAAISSLREYGRIVRIGTIAQYNSTGTPYALRNLSDIVEKSLRMEGFLVRNYRDLQEELYEFVVPHLQSGRVTLDETVVDGFGSIVDGFLGMLRGENQGKIIVRAAGADV; this is encoded by the coding sequence ATGACCGAGACCGCGCTCACCGTGCACCAGACCGCCCGCCCCCATGGCTTCCCCACTTCCGGCCACTTCGCCTTCGTCGAGTCCGCGATGCCGGAACCCGGCCCTGGAGCGGTGCTGGTGGAGAACCTGTACTGGTCGGTGGACCCCTACCACCGCGAAATGATGGACGGGGACTTCGCGCTGAACGCGCCCCTGGAGGGCCGTACCATCGGCCGGGTCGTGGACTCCCGCGATCCGGCGCTCCGCGAGGGCGAGATCGTCTTCCACCGGCTGGGCTGGCGCACCCACACCGTCGTCACCCCCGAAGAGGCGCGTGTCGTCCCGCGCTTCGACGGTGTGCCGCTCTCCGCGCACCTGAGCATCCTCGGCGGCACCGGCCTGACCGCCTACATCGGTCTCACCCGCATCGCCGAACTCCGCGAGGGGCAGGACGTGTTCGTCTCGGCGGCAGCTGGCGGTGTGGGCACGGCCACCGGGCGGCTCGCCCGGCTGATGGGCGCGGGACGACTGGTCGGCAGCGCGGGCCGGACAGCGAAGGCCGCCTACCTGACCGAACACGTCGGCTACGACGAGTCCTTCGACTACCATTCGGGCCCGGTGGCCGAGCTGCTCGCCAAGGCGGCGCCCGACGGGATCGACCTCTACGTGGACAATGTCGGCGGCGAGCACCTCGAAGCGGCGATTTCCTCGCTGCGTGAGTACGGACGGATCGTGCGGATCGGCACGATCGCCCAGTACAACAGCACCGGCACGCCCTACGCCCTGCGCAACCTTTCCGACATTGTCGAGAAGAGCCTGCGCATGGAAGGCTTCCTGGTCCGCAACTACCGTGACCTGCAGGAGGAGTTGTACGAGTTCGTCGTACCGCATCTACAGAGTGGACGTGTCACACTTGATGAGACCGTCGTCGACGGCTTCGGCAGCATCGTGGACGGGTTCCTGGGGATGCTGCGGGGCGAGAACCAGGGCAAGATCATCGTGCGGGCGGCCGGGGCGGACGTCTGA
- a CDS encoding integrase core domain-containing protein, producing MDNAMMESLWARVRVELLNRRGWRTRLELSTALFEYLEIFHNRQRRHSALGMLTPVEYELRTPPVA from the coding sequence GTGGACAACGCGATGATGGAGTCCCTCTGGGCGCGGGTTCGGGTCGAACTGCTCAACCGCAGAGGGTGGCGGACCCGACTGGAGCTGTCCACCGCGCTCTTCGAGTACCTGGAAATTTTCCACAACCGCCAGCGCAGACACTCCGCGCTGGGCATGCTCACCCCGGTGGAGTACGAACTCCGCACCCCACCAGTAGCGTGA
- a CDS encoding SMI1/KNR4 family protein has translation MIDQRWSGVRQRVSALGAQAASREVFGSLGHQWALEEPLTHDGLAELEAQIGVRLPEEYRTFLLHVAAGGAGPAYGLFPVRCVQGRWRWEGDGSDLADLSLLAEPFPEQGPDPKTRDELLAQRPEEENFDEIEEFDDAIEAWDEKWDALMFAPERTAGAIVVSHRGCALREWLVISGSHRGTIWSDGRADDIDLEPLLDDGGNPMTFSRWYTDWLEQAERTGLKT, from the coding sequence ATGATTGATCAACGTTGGTCAGGAGTGCGGCAGCGCGTCTCGGCGTTGGGCGCCCAAGCGGCAAGCAGGGAAGTCTTCGGTTCGCTCGGGCACCAGTGGGCCCTGGAAGAGCCACTCACTCACGACGGGCTTGCCGAACTTGAAGCCCAGATAGGCGTGAGGCTGCCGGAGGAGTACCGGACTTTCCTCCTCCACGTCGCCGCCGGAGGCGCAGGCCCCGCCTACGGTCTCTTTCCTGTGCGCTGTGTACAGGGGCGTTGGCGCTGGGAAGGAGACGGGAGCGACCTGGCGGATCTGTCCCTGCTCGCCGAACCGTTCCCCGAACAGGGCCCGGACCCCAAGACCCGCGACGAACTCCTCGCGCAACGCCCCGAGGAAGAGAACTTCGATGAGATCGAGGAGTTCGACGACGCCATCGAAGCGTGGGACGAGAAATGGGATGCCCTCATGTTCGCTCCCGAACGCACTGCAGGCGCAATCGTCGTCAGTCACCGCGGGTGCGCCCTGCGGGAGTGGCTGGTCATCAGTGGCAGTCACCGAGGCACGATCTGGTCGGACGGCCGGGCAGACGACATCGACCTCGAGCCGCTTCTCGACGATGGAGGGAACCCGATGACCTTCTCCCGCTGGTACACCGACTGGCTAGAGCAAGCCGAGCGGACAGGACTTAAGACGTAG
- a CDS encoding ParB/RepB/Spo0J family partition protein — protein MTKANKLGAGRFGGQTQAISARRQAVAAATGVPTEGIAPPTELPVHRISLNPDNPRTSLGDLTDLAGSLRDHGQKQAITVMNRDVYAKANPGQEADLEPDTTHVVIDGSSRLAAAREAGLDTVKVMVSDDQGATPDELLESALVANIHRQDLEELDEARALDRLLSIHGSQTALAKRLHRSQGWVSQRLALLNLTSELQSLIGQEPIDLLRAVGNKPAEQQQAALDELKEQRSRKEAEKQERKRAKEDPKEEPAEAAPLPVAIASPSYAVVEKSGGAADSTPTDAPAGERLQRSPETVPEPRTNTAPPAARQESDTRTPPKLPYDDGVFLAHHLIRKMTDTEFEKMLDLLNELHQQKTASSSTSQTS, from the coding sequence ATGACCAAGGCCAACAAGCTGGGAGCCGGGCGATTCGGCGGCCAGACCCAGGCGATCAGCGCCCGTCGGCAGGCAGTCGCCGCCGCCACCGGCGTGCCCACCGAGGGAATCGCCCCACCGACCGAACTCCCCGTCCACCGCATCAGCCTCAACCCCGACAACCCCCGCACCAGCCTCGGAGACCTCACCGATCTCGCGGGCAGTCTCAGGGATCACGGACAGAAGCAGGCGATCACGGTCATGAACCGCGACGTCTACGCGAAGGCCAACCCGGGCCAGGAGGCCGACCTCGAGCCGGACACCACCCACGTCGTCATCGACGGCAGCAGCCGCCTCGCCGCCGCACGTGAAGCAGGCCTCGACACCGTCAAAGTCATGGTCAGCGACGACCAGGGCGCCACTCCCGACGAACTCCTCGAATCCGCTCTCGTCGCCAACATCCATCGCCAGGACCTCGAAGAGCTCGACGAAGCACGTGCTCTCGACCGTCTGCTGAGCATCCACGGCAGCCAGACCGCTCTCGCCAAACGCCTCCACCGCTCCCAGGGATGGGTCTCGCAACGGCTCGCCCTGCTCAATCTCACCTCCGAACTCCAGTCCCTCATCGGCCAGGAGCCCATCGACCTGCTGCGCGCGGTCGGCAACAAGCCCGCCGAACAGCAACAGGCCGCCCTGGACGAGCTCAAGGAACAGCGGAGCCGCAAGGAAGCTGAGAAGCAGGAGCGCAAGAGGGCGAAGGAAGACCCGAAGGAGGAGCCCGCTGAAGCAGCGCCCCTCCCTGTCGCTATCGCCAGTCCCTCTTACGCCGTGGTGGAAAAGTCGGGCGGAGCGGCGGACAGTACGCCAACGGATGCTCCAGCGGGGGAGCGGCTTCAGAGGTCCCCGGAGACGGTGCCCGAACCGCGTACGAACACCGCCCCACCGGCAGCGCGACAGGAGAGCGACACCCGAACTCCGCCCAAACTGCCCTACGACGACGGCGTCTTCCTGGCCCACCACCTGATCCGGAAGATGACCGACACCGAGTTCGAGAAGATGCTGGACCTTCTGAACGAACTCCACCAGCAGAAGACCGCGTCGAGTTCGACCTCGCAGACAAGCTGA
- a CDS encoding LysR family transcriptional regulator: protein MAATAPVAPALKAAAATDLAPHELRILAAVDRERGFSAAAKALGLTQSAVSHSIRGTERKVGAVLFERGRKGATPTAAGATAAAHARRILRLLDTLAAEARGAERGTVAGPLRIAAFRSAALYLLPPVLERLSARHPGIEPEVRVVRELGAGTAGEVAEGRADVGIATIGATSALPAGLIGDILIKEPYSLVHPAGHPAPRSLPLVDWHENCGSYTRQWWAVQDWIPKATVLTEDDGAVLSMVSRGLGMAIMPALSLNEAPDGIEITDLGPERPTRSVGYITTPELASSVSVRALIRELRATRQ, encoded by the coding sequence ATGGCAGCGACAGCCCCCGTAGCCCCCGCGCTCAAAGCGGCTGCGGCCACCGACCTCGCCCCGCACGAGCTCCGCATCCTCGCGGCTGTCGACCGCGAGCGCGGGTTCTCGGCGGCCGCCAAGGCCCTCGGGCTGACCCAGTCCGCAGTCTCGCACTCCATACGCGGGACGGAACGCAAGGTCGGAGCGGTCCTCTTCGAGCGGGGCCGCAAGGGCGCGACGCCCACCGCGGCCGGCGCCACCGCGGCCGCCCACGCCCGCCGGATCCTGCGGCTCCTGGACACCCTGGCCGCAGAAGCCCGCGGCGCCGAGCGGGGCACGGTCGCCGGCCCGCTGCGCATCGCCGCCTTTCGTAGCGCCGCCCTCTACCTGCTCCCGCCCGTCCTGGAGCGCCTCAGCGCCCGCCACCCCGGCATCGAACCGGAGGTACGTGTCGTCCGCGAGCTGGGCGCGGGCACCGCCGGCGAGGTCGCCGAGGGGCGCGCGGACGTGGGTATCGCAACGATCGGCGCCACCTCGGCCCTGCCCGCTGGGCTCATCGGCGACATACTCATCAAGGAGCCCTACTCGCTGGTGCACCCGGCCGGCCACCCCGCCCCGCGCTCCCTGCCGCTGGTGGACTGGCACGAGAACTGCGGCTCCTACACCCGCCAGTGGTGGGCCGTGCAGGACTGGATTCCGAAGGCTACCGTCCTGACCGAGGACGACGGCGCGGTGCTCTCCATGGTGAGCAGAGGTCTCGGCATGGCGATCATGCCCGCGCTCTCGCTGAACGAAGCACCCGACGGCATTGAGATCACCGACCTCGGACCCGAGCGTCCGACCCGTTCCGTGGGCTACATCACCACCCCGGAGCTGGCCTCCAGCGTCTCCGTCCGCGCCCTGATCCGCGAGCTCAGAGCGACCCGCCAGTGA
- a CDS encoding ParA family protein, protein MGQEVMSVRLDPAGLDVVDLSEVKAALRRRAQLMREGLFPRKVLVVVNGKGGVGKSSLSTALAAALAKTRARVLLIEMDEQGNHSEDLGTNGTELADDGMAQAAAILDGKPLTPTGEARPGLYVVPGGSALEDVVEELYCQRRIAAHSDDPEDQLAWMGLYAAAIDAVRDDYDVIILDVAPGCEPLQLQALVAGEMVLIPSKSDPSSRKGLRTVARRFAQARALTPVLRLLGVVVFATNSSATKVQANIKDQLADDLNGAAPVLEQTIRHVESAAVACRTQGRLPQEMATDPNLDPALRRSVKALAGDYRSLAMEVLQTKAQLDYADEEEAA, encoded by the coding sequence ATGGGACAGGAAGTGATGTCCGTGCGCTTGGACCCTGCGGGGCTCGACGTCGTCGATCTCTCCGAAGTGAAAGCCGCCCTCCGTCGCCGGGCCCAGTTGATGAGAGAAGGTCTGTTTCCCCGGAAGGTCCTTGTCGTGGTCAACGGCAAGGGCGGCGTCGGGAAGAGCAGCCTTTCCACTGCGCTGGCCGCCGCTCTCGCGAAGACCAGAGCCCGCGTTCTGCTCATCGAGATGGACGAGCAGGGAAACCACAGCGAGGACCTCGGCACCAACGGCACCGAGCTCGCTGATGATGGCATGGCACAGGCCGCTGCCATCCTCGACGGCAAGCCTCTCACCCCGACCGGTGAGGCCCGCCCCGGCCTGTACGTCGTCCCCGGCGGCAGCGCCCTGGAAGACGTGGTCGAGGAGCTGTATTGCCAAAGGCGCATTGCGGCCCACAGCGACGATCCAGAAGACCAGCTCGCCTGGATGGGCCTGTACGCCGCTGCCATCGACGCGGTGCGCGACGACTACGACGTGATCATTCTTGACGTCGCCCCCGGCTGCGAGCCCCTGCAGCTCCAGGCCCTCGTCGCCGGGGAAATGGTCCTTATCCCCTCGAAGAGCGACCCCTCCTCCCGGAAGGGCCTGCGCACCGTCGCCCGTCGCTTCGCCCAGGCCCGGGCTCTCACTCCGGTCCTACGCCTGCTGGGCGTCGTCGTCTTTGCCACCAACTCCTCTGCCACCAAGGTGCAGGCGAACATCAAGGACCAGCTGGCCGACGACCTCAACGGCGCGGCACCCGTGCTGGAGCAGACGATCCGTCACGTCGAATCCGCCGCAGTCGCCTGCCGCACGCAGGGCCGCCTTCCCCAGGAGATGGCCACAGACCCCAATCTCGATCCCGCCCTGCGGCGCTCCGTCAAAGCTCTGGCCGGCGACTACCGCTCCCTGGCCATGGAAGTGCTCCAGACCAAGGCACAGCTCGACTACGCCGATGAGGAGGAAGCAGCATGA
- a CDS encoding IS630 family transposase, which translates to MAEPVRVRRLTDQEGQKLQQIVRRGSTSSVRYRRAMMLLASAGGNRVPVIAQLVQADEDTVRDVIHRFNEIGLACLDPQWAGGRPRRLSPDDEDFVVATATTRPTKLGQPFTRWSLRKLVGYLRKIHGRVIRIGRETLRGLLARRGVTFQRTKTWKESPDPDRETKLDRIEEVLDRFPDRVFAFDEFGPLGIRPTAGSGWAERKRPDRLPATYHRTHGVRYFHGCYSVGDDTLWGVNHRKKGAANTLAALKSIRAARPDGAPIYVILDNLSAHKGTDIRRWARKHKVELCFTPTYASWANPIEAHFGPLRQFTIANSHHPNHTVQTRALHAYLRWRNANARHRDVLTAERKERARIRSEKNIRWGGRPLAAAA; encoded by the coding sequence GTGGCTGAGCCTGTCCGTGTGCGCAGACTGACCGACCAGGAGGGGCAGAAGCTGCAGCAGATCGTGCGTCGGGGCAGCACCAGTTCGGTGCGTTACCGGCGGGCGATGATGCTGCTGGCCTCGGCCGGCGGGAACCGGGTGCCGGTGATCGCCCAGCTGGTCCAGGCCGACGAGGACACCGTCCGCGACGTGATCCACCGCTTCAACGAGATCGGCCTGGCCTGCCTGGACCCTCAGTGGGCGGGAGGCCGTCCCCGCCGACTCAGCCCTGACGACGAGGACTTCGTCGTGGCGACGGCCACCACCCGCCCGACCAAGCTCGGTCAGCCCTTCACCCGCTGGTCACTGCGCAAACTCGTCGGCTACCTGCGGAAAATCCACGGTCGGGTCATCCGGATCGGCCGCGAGACCTTACGCGGCCTGCTCGCCCGACGCGGTGTCACCTTCCAGCGCACCAAGACGTGGAAGGAGTCCCCCGACCCGGACCGCGAGACGAAGCTGGACCGGATCGAAGAGGTCCTCGACCGATTCCCAGACCGGGTCTTCGCCTTCGACGAATTCGGCCCGCTCGGGATCCGGCCCACCGCGGGCTCGGGCTGGGCAGAACGCAAACGCCCCGACCGGCTGCCCGCCACCTACCACCGCACCCACGGAGTCCGCTACTTCCACGGCTGCTACTCGGTCGGCGACGACACCCTGTGGGGCGTCAACCACCGCAAGAAGGGCGCCGCGAACACGCTGGCCGCGCTGAAATCGATCCGCGCCGCCCGGCCCGACGGCGCCCCCATCTACGTGATCCTGGACAACCTGTCCGCCCACAAGGGCACCGACATCCGCCGCTGGGCCAGGAAACACAAGGTCGAACTGTGCTTCACCCCGACCTACGCCTCGTGGGCCAACCCGATCGAGGCCCACTTCGGACCGCTGAGGCAGTTCACCATCGCCAACTCCCACCACCCCAACCACACCGTCCAGACCCGCGCCCTGCACGCCTACCTGCGCTGGCGCAACGCCAACGCCCGCCACCGCGACGTCCTGACCGCCGAACGTAAGGAACGCGCCCGCATCCGCAGCGAGAAGAACATCCGCTGGGGCGGACGCCCCCTCGCCGCTGCGGCCTGA
- a CDS encoding DDE-type integrase/transposase/recombinase, translating to MPDQTEATDTGGFGDDGGGLDERRDQLWVTDITEHPTFEGKVYCAVVLDTFSRRVVGWSIDASPTAALTTNALAMAIGNRSPSPGGTIIHSDHGVEGGFTLRARASGCCPRWAPSETAWTTR from the coding sequence GTGCCCGATCAGACCGAGGCGACCGACACCGGTGGGTTCGGTGATGACGGCGGCGGCCTGGATGAGCGCCGGGACCAGTTATGGGTCACCGACATCACCGAGCACCCCACCTTTGAGGGCAAGGTGTACTGCGCGGTCGTCCTGGACACGTTCTCACGACGCGTGGTGGGCTGGTCGATCGACGCTTCGCCCACCGCGGCGCTGACCACCAACGCCCTGGCCATGGCCATCGGCAACCGCTCCCCGAGCCCGGGCGGCACCATCATCCACTCCGACCATGGAGTGGAGGGCGGATTCACCCTGCGCGCGAGAGCCTCCGGCTGCTGCCCTCGATGGGCTCCATCGGAGACTGCGTGGACAACGCGATGA
- a CDS encoding aldo/keto reductase, with protein MQYRLLGRTGLRVSELFLGAMSFGDGAASPAESRRIIDLYDDAGGNVVDTANVYRDGQSESILGELLHGRRDRFALATKYTLSRDITDPNAAGNHRKSLTLSLEQSLERLRTDYIDIYWVHLWDRHTPVDETMRALDDAVRAGKILYVGISDAPAWVVAQANTLAHWRGWTPFAGLQVPYNLLKRDIERELLPMAESFEMTVAAWSPLAHGILTGRPSDLTPQQHTVVAAVREVADEIGATHAQVALAWTRSHSAAVHPILGASTAEQLADNLGALDTTLSEEQVRRLEAAADFTLGFPSDFLTQTHSGVFGTASNGLDRGARR; from the coding sequence ATGCAGTACCGACTATTGGGCAGGACCGGGCTTCGCGTCTCCGAACTGTTCCTGGGCGCGATGAGCTTCGGGGACGGCGCCGCCTCGCCCGCCGAGTCCCGCCGCATCATCGACCTTTATGACGACGCCGGCGGCAACGTGGTCGACACCGCCAACGTCTACCGCGACGGGCAGAGCGAGAGCATCCTCGGTGAGCTGCTGCACGGCCGCCGCGACCGCTTCGCCCTGGCGACCAAGTACACGCTCTCGCGCGACATCACCGACCCCAACGCCGCAGGCAATCACCGCAAGAGCCTCACCCTGTCGTTGGAACAGAGCCTCGAGCGGCTGCGGACCGACTACATCGACATCTACTGGGTGCACCTGTGGGACCGGCACACTCCCGTCGACGAGACCATGCGGGCGCTGGACGACGCGGTCCGCGCCGGCAAAATCCTCTACGTCGGGATCTCCGATGCCCCGGCGTGGGTCGTCGCCCAGGCCAATACGCTGGCCCACTGGCGAGGCTGGACACCCTTCGCCGGCCTGCAAGTGCCCTACAATCTGCTGAAGCGGGACATCGAGCGCGAACTGCTCCCTATGGCCGAGTCGTTCGAGATGACCGTCGCAGCGTGGAGCCCCCTGGCGCACGGCATCCTGACCGGCCGGCCCTCCGACCTCACCCCTCAGCAACACACCGTGGTCGCAGCCGTGCGTGAGGTCGCCGACGAGATCGGCGCCACGCACGCCCAGGTCGCCCTTGCCTGGACCCGGTCACATTCCGCGGCTGTGCATCCAATCCTGGGCGCCAGCACTGCCGAACAGCTGGCCGATAACCTTGGCGCGCTCGACACAACCCTGTCGGAGGAACAGGTACGGCGCCTGGAAGCCGCCGCCGACTTCACTCTCGGATTCCCCAGCGACTTCCTCACGCAGACCCACTCCGGGGTGTTCGGTACAGCCAGTAACGGCCTTGACCGAGGTGCCAGGAGGTGA
- a CDS encoding ParA family protein — protein sequence MTSPAAAGDREKVVSKLPGWLRQDLKIRAAQYGIEIQAAVEQGIDAWCNLASAPETIDTAGADSFSTFLPAGQWEQFRGVVADRGLSLIQGLAQSVQLWLDTNPTPDIERPAITRRIIVCNQKGGVGKTAITAGTGEALAEDPGTLHRVRIAKQLAIAAGGDEGPLDVEDLPGLGLRVLLVDFDPQCHLTNQLGAAPLPMNGDSLTNHMAGDAKGDLRDLVVSIDDETFGGRLHLLPACNDAFLLDVRLSAVRAREAALERALAPLEADYDVILVDCPPSLGLSMDAAAYYSRRRDGEKPGQSGALIVVQAEDSSADAYELLTAQIDDLRGDLKIDIDYLGIVVNLYDGRRGYIATSSLQGWVDIKDPRVVGLIGDLKEQKEAVRMKQPLLSYAPKSQQAIGMRALAREIS from the coding sequence ATGACATCACCTGCCGCCGCCGGCGACCGCGAGAAGGTCGTCTCCAAACTGCCGGGATGGCTCCGGCAGGACCTCAAAATCAGAGCCGCTCAATACGGCATAGAGATCCAGGCCGCAGTCGAACAGGGCATCGACGCCTGGTGCAACCTCGCATCCGCTCCCGAGACCATCGACACCGCGGGCGCCGACTCGTTTTCCACCTTCCTTCCCGCAGGACAGTGGGAACAGTTCCGGGGCGTCGTCGCCGACCGGGGGCTCTCCCTCATTCAGGGCCTGGCGCAGTCCGTGCAGCTGTGGCTGGACACCAATCCCACCCCGGACATCGAACGGCCTGCGATCACGCGCCGCATCATTGTCTGCAACCAGAAGGGCGGCGTCGGGAAGACCGCCATCACCGCGGGCACCGGTGAAGCGCTGGCCGAGGACCCTGGCACCCTCCACCGGGTCCGCATCGCCAAGCAACTCGCGATCGCCGCCGGAGGCGACGAGGGTCCGCTCGACGTCGAAGACCTGCCGGGCCTCGGACTGCGGGTACTGCTCGTCGACTTCGACCCGCAATGCCACCTCACCAACCAGCTCGGTGCCGCACCCCTGCCGATGAACGGCGACAGTCTCACCAACCACATGGCCGGCGACGCCAAGGGCGATCTTCGCGACCTCGTTGTCTCCATCGACGACGAGACCTTTGGCGGCCGCCTCCACCTTCTGCCCGCCTGCAACGACGCCTTCCTGCTCGACGTGCGCCTGTCTGCTGTACGCGCGCGGGAAGCAGCCCTTGAGCGCGCGCTCGCCCCGCTCGAAGCCGACTACGACGTCATCCTGGTCGACTGCCCGCCCAGCCTCGGTCTCAGCATGGATGCCGCGGCCTACTACAGCCGTCGCCGTGATGGAGAGAAGCCCGGCCAGTCCGGCGCCCTCATCGTCGTTCAGGCCGAAGACAGTTCGGCCGACGCCTATGAACTGCTCACCGCCCAGATCGACGACCTCCGCGGCGACCTGAAGATCGACATCGACTACCTCGGCATCGTCGTCAACCTCTACGACGGCCGCCGCGGCTACATCGCCACCTCCTCCTTGCAGGGCTGGGTCGACATAAAGGACCCCAGGGTCGTAGGCCTCATCGGAGACCTCAAGGAGCAGAAGGAAGCTGTCCGCATGAAGCAGCCCTTGCTGTCCTACGCCCCCAAGTCACAGCAGGCGATCGGGATGCGCGCACTGGCCCGGGAGATCTCATGA